The following coding sequences are from one Granulicella sp. L56 window:
- a CDS encoding EVE domain-containing protein, which yields MPYLLKTEPNKYSYDDLLHDGETTWDGIANNQALLYLRNMKPGEKLVIYHSNIGKAAIGTAKVVSVDATDPKNPNVRIKPVKRLKHEKTLEEIRQSAVFKDSILFRQFRLSVVPLTDEQYDWLTLTR from the coding sequence GTGCCATACCTGCTGAAGACTGAACCGAACAAATACTCCTACGACGATCTCCTCCATGATGGCGAGACCACATGGGATGGCATCGCCAACAACCAGGCCCTGCTCTACCTGCGCAACATGAAGCCCGGAGAAAAGCTGGTCATCTATCACTCCAACATCGGCAAGGCCGCCATCGGCACCGCGAAGGTGGTCTCGGTGGATGCCACCGACCCGAAGAATCCGAACGTCCGCATCAAGCCGGTCAAGCGGCTGAAGCACGAGAAGACGCTCGAAGAGATTCGCCAGTCCGCCGTCTTCAAGGACTCGATCCTCTTCCGCCAGTTCCGCCTCTCCGTCGTGCCGTTGACCGACGAGCAGTACGACTGGCTCACGCTGACCCGCTAA
- a CDS encoding glutamate racemase, whose translation DIQQAMPIPVVGVIQPGAEAALAASEASPTQKSVLVLATTATTQSHAYAQALNTLGLAATEKACPLLVPLVEEGWIDHPVTAEVLRIYLNEAFAEAPNAQTLLLGCTHYPLLQPLIGRTLAELNHPMTIIDSAAATAASVAEYFPANPTGAPATSRFYATDSIEKFQRLGSAFLNQPLSEVHLLDLGG comes from the coding sequence AGACATCCAGCAAGCCATGCCCATCCCAGTCGTCGGCGTCATCCAACCCGGAGCCGAAGCCGCCCTCGCCGCTTCGGAAGCCTCTCCGACTCAAAAATCAGTCCTCGTCCTCGCCACCACTGCCACCACCCAGTCCCACGCCTACGCCCAGGCGCTCAACACCCTCGGCCTCGCCGCCACCGAAAAGGCCTGCCCTCTGCTCGTCCCTCTCGTCGAAGAGGGCTGGATCGACCACCCTGTCACCGCCGAAGTCCTCCGCATCTACCTCAACGAGGCCTTCGCCGAAGCACCCAACGCCCAAACCCTGCTGCTCGGCTGCACCCACTACCCTCTGCTCCAGCCTCTGATCGGACGCACCCTCGCCGAGCTGAACCACCCTATGACCATCATCGACTCCGCAGCCGCCACCGCCGCCAGCGTAGCCGAATACTTCCCCGCCAACCCCACCGGCGCACCCGCCACCAGCCGCTTCTACGCTACCGATTCGATCGAGAAATTCCAGCGCCTCGGCTCCGCCTTCCTCAATCAGCCGCTCAGCGAAGTCCACCTGCTCGATCTAGGCGGCTGA
- a CDS encoding rhamnogalacturonan acetylesterase, translating into MSSIKLAAARLSRYSALLLLTAAVAFAQNSLQPPPTPEQTSVAPSAPLNPNLPTVFVVGDSTARNQADLGWGDHFAHSFDTTRINVANRARAGRSSRTFLNEDSWDRVLAEMKPGDFVLLQMGHNDGGNLDGPKARGSLKGLGDETKDVTLPDGHTETVHTYGWYMRKYIANTRAKKATPILLSLTIRNIWKDGKIERDMGYDAELKQLAGEEHVAYVDMATVEADRLEATGQEKTALLFPKDHTHTSAEGAELNAQSVAIALRKADSPLATYLKPQ; encoded by the coding sequence ATGTCCAGTATCAAGCTCGCCGCCGCTCGTCTCAGCCGCTATTCCGCTCTCCTTCTACTCACTGCCGCAGTGGCCTTCGCGCAAAACTCTCTCCAGCCGCCTCCGACTCCAGAGCAAACCTCGGTCGCGCCTTCGGCTCCGCTGAACCCCAATCTGCCTACAGTCTTCGTCGTCGGCGACTCTACCGCACGCAATCAGGCCGACCTCGGGTGGGGCGACCACTTCGCTCACTCCTTCGACACCACGCGCATTAACGTGGCCAACCGCGCCCGCGCCGGACGCAGCAGCCGTACCTTCCTCAATGAAGATTCCTGGGACCGCGTCCTTGCTGAGATGAAGCCCGGCGACTTCGTTCTCTTGCAGATGGGCCACAATGACGGCGGAAATCTTGACGGCCCCAAGGCCCGTGGATCGCTGAAGGGGCTAGGCGATGAGACCAAGGACGTTACCCTGCCCGATGGCCACACAGAAACGGTCCACACCTATGGCTGGTACATGCGCAAATACATCGCCAACACCCGCGCCAAGAAGGCCACTCCCATCCTGCTCTCGCTCACTATCCGCAATATCTGGAAGGACGGCAAGATCGAGCGCGACATGGGCTACGACGCCGAACTGAAACAATTGGCAGGTGAAGAGCATGTCGCCTATGTGGACATGGCCACGGTAGAAGCCGACCGCCTCGAAGCCACCGGGCAGGAAAAGACCGCGCTTCTCTTCCCCAAGGACCACACCCACACCAGTGCCGAGGGCGCTGAGCTCAACGCCCAATCCGTGGCCATCGCCCTGCGTAAGGCCGACTCGCCGCTCGCCACCTACCTCAAACCGCAGTAA
- a CDS encoding dihydrofolate reductase family protein, with amino-acid sequence MSKLKVAAFSISLDGFGAGPEQDLKNPLGLRGHELHSWFFPTETFQKRVIGKSGGSVGIDNDFAVQSFENIGAWIMGRNMFGPIRGPWQDDSWKGWWGEDPPYHTPVFVLTHYPRPDLTMEGGTTFHFVTDGPAAALAKAKEAAKGKGIRIGGGVSVIRQYLAASLIDEMHLAVSPVLLGEGEHLFGGLDLPKLGYAPDTTTPGEGALHVVIRRTERMPNGEEP; translated from the coding sequence ATGAGCAAACTCAAAGTCGCCGCTTTTTCTATTTCGTTGGATGGATTTGGAGCAGGCCCTGAACAGGATTTGAAAAATCCTCTGGGACTTCGCGGACACGAACTGCACTCATGGTTCTTCCCGACGGAAACTTTTCAGAAGAGGGTGATCGGAAAGAGCGGCGGATCGGTGGGCATCGACAACGATTTTGCCGTGCAATCTTTCGAGAATATTGGCGCATGGATCATGGGCCGCAATATGTTCGGGCCGATTCGCGGTCCATGGCAAGACGATTCCTGGAAAGGCTGGTGGGGCGAAGATCCGCCCTACCATACGCCGGTCTTTGTGCTCACGCATTACCCGCGGCCCGACCTTACGATGGAAGGCGGCACGACGTTCCATTTTGTTACGGATGGGCCGGCGGCGGCTTTGGCGAAAGCGAAAGAGGCGGCAAAGGGAAAAGGCATCAGGATCGGCGGTGGCGTTTCCGTGATTCGCCAATACCTGGCCGCTAGTCTGATCGATGAAATGCATTTGGCCGTTTCGCCGGTCTTGCTTGGTGAAGGAGAACATCTCTTCGGCGGGTTGGACCTGCCCAAACTCGGTTACGCCCCTGACACAACTACGCCCGGAGAGGGTGCACTTCACGTCGTCATCCGAAGGACCGAACGCATGCCCAACGGCGAAGAACCGTGA
- a CDS encoding enoyl-ACP reductase, which translates to MIDLKGKVAVVFGLANKRSIAWGIAQKLSEAGASLAICYQNERLQRDAEELAADLPSARTFQCDVAIDADIDKVFEQLKSAYGKLDILVHSIGFAPNIKNTVLQTTREDFRVAHDVSAYSLIALARAAEPLMTEGGSILTLTYYGSTKVFPNYNIMGVAKAALEAAVRYLAADLGSKKIRVNAISAGPIKTLAARGIGDFSKILNAVEERGPLHRNVEVAEVGNTALFLSSDLASGITGEITFVDCGYNITGL; encoded by the coding sequence ATGATCGATCTCAAAGGCAAAGTAGCCGTCGTCTTCGGCCTCGCCAACAAGCGCAGCATCGCCTGGGGCATCGCTCAGAAGCTCTCCGAAGCAGGCGCCTCGCTCGCCATCTGTTATCAGAACGAGCGCCTTCAGCGAGACGCCGAAGAACTTGCCGCCGATCTGCCCAGCGCACGGACCTTCCAGTGCGATGTCGCCATCGACGCCGACATCGACAAGGTCTTCGAGCAGCTCAAGTCCGCCTACGGCAAGCTCGATATCCTCGTCCACTCCATCGGCTTCGCGCCCAACATCAAGAACACCGTCCTCCAGACCACCCGCGAAGACTTCCGCGTCGCGCACGATGTTAGTGCCTACTCGCTGATCGCTCTGGCCCGCGCCGCCGAGCCGCTGATGACCGAGGGCGGTTCGATCCTCACGCTGACCTATTACGGCTCTACAAAAGTCTTCCCCAACTACAACATCATGGGCGTCGCCAAGGCCGCGCTCGAAGCCGCAGTGCGCTATCTCGCCGCCGATCTGGGCAGCAAAAAGATCCGCGTCAACGCCATCTCAGCCGGCCCGATCAAAACGCTCGCCGCTCGCGGCATCGGCGACTTCAGCAAGATCCTCAACGCTGTCGAAGAGCGTGGTCCGCTGCATCGCAACGTCGAGGTCGCCGAAGTCGGCAACACGGCGCTCTTCCTCTCGAGCGACCTGGCCAGCGGCATCACCGGCGAGATTACCTTCGTCGACTGCGGCTACAACATCACCGGGCTCTAG
- a CDS encoding N-acetylmuramoyl-L-alanine amidase — MTPPRKQFAAAILLTLSSFASLAQTPQPVQPPATKPPLTVPFTPKRTLILIDPAHGGPDTGAHLPNDLLEKDITLAFNNRLRALLSANNFAVISTRTSDPAAAFTTDQRAEIANHDHPAVCLTLHATSSGSGIHLFTSTLTPPEHPTHILHWNTAQAASVPDSRLIANQIGVALLQAKLPVILGQATIPPLDNLICPAIAIELAPLPNGTATPTPVSNANYQQQAAEAIVAALTQWRTETAANADGAAQ, encoded by the coding sequence TTGACTCCCCCCCGGAAGCAATTCGCCGCCGCCATCCTGCTCACCCTCAGCAGCTTCGCGTCGCTCGCCCAAACCCCTCAGCCAGTCCAGCCACCAGCCACCAAACCTCCGCTGACGGTCCCCTTCACACCAAAGCGCACCCTCATCCTCATCGACCCCGCCCACGGAGGGCCTGACACCGGAGCCCACCTCCCCAACGATCTCCTCGAAAAAGACATCACCCTCGCCTTCAACAACCGCCTCCGCGCCCTGCTCTCCGCGAACAACTTCGCCGTCATCTCCACCCGCACCTCCGACCCAGCCGCCGCCTTCACCACCGACCAGCGCGCCGAGATCGCCAATCACGACCACCCTGCCGTTTGCCTCACCCTTCACGCCACCAGCAGCGGCTCCGGCATCCACCTCTTCACCTCCACGCTCACTCCGCCCGAGCACCCCACCCACATCCTCCACTGGAACACAGCACAAGCCGCCTCCGTCCCCGACAGCCGTCTCATCGCCAACCAGATCGGCGTCGCTCTGCTCCAGGCGAAGCTCCCCGTCATCCTCGGACAGGCCACCATCCCTCCGCTCGACAACCTCATCTGCCCTGCCATCGCCATCGAGCTGGCTCCGCTGCCTAACGGCACCGCCACGCCCACCCCGGTCTCCAACGCCAACTACCAGCAGCAAGCCGCCGAAGCCATCGTCGCTGCCCTCACCCAATGGCGCACCGAAACCGCAGCCAATGCCGACGGAGCCGCGCAATGA
- a CDS encoding DinB family protein, with protein sequence MTIAEVLLEDYDIEISNTRRTLERVPEGRNDFKCHDKSMPLGKLAMHCASLPLFGYYVLEDEGMDLAAPKRPHVPLVFTTREAALKQLDEAASQCRAALAAASDEHLQKLWKFSYGEQVICNNSRTLTFRQMFFNHLIHHTAQLGVYLRLNDVPVPGLYGPSADEAMAG encoded by the coding sequence ATGACCATCGCCGAAGTTCTTCTTGAGGACTATGACATCGAGATATCGAACACGCGCCGCACCTTGGAGCGCGTTCCCGAAGGCAGGAACGACTTCAAGTGCCACGACAAGTCCATGCCGCTCGGCAAGCTCGCCATGCACTGCGCGAGCCTGCCGCTGTTCGGCTACTACGTCCTCGAAGACGAAGGCATGGACCTCGCAGCGCCGAAGCGTCCGCATGTCCCGCTCGTCTTCACCACGCGCGAGGCCGCACTCAAGCAGCTCGACGAAGCAGCCTCCCAGTGTCGCGCCGCACTAGCAGCAGCCTCAGACGAGCACCTGCAGAAGCTCTGGAAGTTCAGCTACGGCGAACAGGTGATCTGCAACAACTCTCGTACTTTGACCTTCCGCCAGATGTTCTTCAACCACCTCATCCACCACACTGCACAGCTCGGCGTCTATCTCCGTCTCAACGATGTTCCCGTCCCCGGACTCTACGGCCCCTCCGCCGACGAGGCCATGGCAGGCTGA
- a CDS encoding DUF1569 domain-containing protein, translating into MKNLFEAETVEEIKERMSRLRPDSERLWGRMNAPQAVAHCARGMELATGDRCPPRMLVGRAIGWIIKPMAFKEDEPMRRNSPTVPGLVVEDERDLAVEREQLSRMIDRFAAAGPEGCTTHPHSFFGKLTPEEWSAWMYKHLDHHLRQFGV; encoded by the coding sequence ATGAAGAATCTTTTTGAAGCAGAGACGGTGGAAGAGATCAAGGAGCGGATGTCGCGGCTGAGGCCGGACAGCGAGCGGCTATGGGGCAGGATGAACGCTCCGCAGGCGGTAGCGCATTGTGCGAGAGGGATGGAGCTGGCCACTGGCGACAGGTGTCCGCCACGGATGCTGGTGGGGCGAGCTATCGGCTGGATCATAAAGCCGATGGCATTTAAGGAAGACGAACCCATGCGTCGAAACTCGCCGACGGTTCCGGGGCTGGTGGTGGAGGATGAGCGGGACCTGGCGGTGGAGCGGGAGCAGTTGAGCAGGATGATCGACCGGTTTGCCGCAGCCGGGCCGGAGGGATGCACGACGCATCCGCATAGCTTCTTTGGGAAGCTAACGCCGGAGGAGTGGTCGGCGTGGATGTACAAGCATCTGGACCATCATCTGAGACAGTTTGGGGTTTAG
- a CDS encoding GerMN domain-containing protein, giving the protein MIPRYQRILFWSLIGGIFLMGAFLIHGCQQAHKRLTALNDATPIAAPTTASTQDVTLYLANDADGSIAPDQQQIALPQDPTLRARALLEHLLGEYSLPTSAHVLQSGPAVDDVFFLPLPITAPAPTNTLSATTGLPQQQKAAPANPAKSTGEMAVVNLHGSFVENHPSGIEVENLTLLSIIGTLHAAFPKITEVRFLVDGQAHDTLAGHADLKRSYPAIDTTTTPTQPEAAPTPQEPNQP; this is encoded by the coding sequence ATGATCCCCCGCTACCAGCGCATCCTCTTCTGGAGCCTCATCGGCGGCATCTTCCTCATGGGCGCCTTCCTCATTCATGGCTGCCAGCAGGCGCACAAGCGCCTCACCGCGCTCAACGATGCCACCCCCATCGCCGCGCCCACCACCGCCAGCACCCAGGACGTCACCCTCTACCTCGCCAACGACGCCGACGGCTCCATCGCGCCCGACCAACAGCAGATCGCCCTGCCACAAGACCCTACCCTCCGCGCCCGCGCCCTGCTCGAACATCTGCTCGGCGAATATTCCCTCCCCACCTCCGCCCACGTCCTGCAGAGCGGCCCCGCCGTCGATGACGTCTTCTTCCTTCCCCTCCCTATCACCGCCCCCGCGCCCACCAATACCCTCAGCGCAACTACAGGCCTCCCCCAGCAGCAAAAAGCCGCTCCGGCCAATCCCGCAAAATCGACCGGCGAAATGGCCGTCGTCAATCTTCACGGCAGCTTCGTAGAGAACCACCCCTCCGGCATCGAAGTAGAAAACCTGACCCTGCTCTCGATCATCGGCACCCTCCACGCCGCCTTCCCAAAAATCACCGAGGTGCGCTTCCTGGTCGACGGCCAGGCCCACGATACCCTCGCCGGCCACGCCGACCTCAAGCGCTCCTACCCCGCCATCGACACCACAACCACCCCAACCCAGCCCGAAGCCGCACCCACCCCGCAGGAACCGAATCAGCCATGA
- a CDS encoding DUF4239 domain-containing protein yields MLSYGQSTFAIVLSLVAAMLLVALLNRFWPVENRKIINDVNAWQMGVLGTTYGVILGFMLFTVWTDFRAAEIDVALETASLLNVHRIAAGLPSPQREAMGALTLKYADAVVNQEWPAMQTQRVSQAGDVVLEQMWQVLIAAQAKTFRETSSVDHLTTAMSNLGERRRMRDEQHESKLPTVLWVLLIVGGMATVISSCLLGNDKKWLHYGQVLALAFVVAVTLAAIADLARPFEGAVSVTSTPLQRALVIMQQSPVP; encoded by the coding sequence ATGTTGAGTTATGGGCAGAGCACCTTTGCCATCGTTCTATCGCTGGTGGCCGCCATGTTGCTGGTCGCATTGCTCAACCGGTTCTGGCCGGTCGAGAACCGCAAGATCATCAACGACGTCAATGCGTGGCAGATGGGCGTTCTGGGGACGACGTATGGGGTAATCCTGGGATTCATGCTGTTCACGGTGTGGACGGATTTTCGCGCGGCAGAGATCGATGTGGCCCTGGAGACGGCCTCTCTGCTGAACGTGCATCGCATCGCCGCAGGGTTGCCATCGCCTCAGCGGGAGGCGATGGGCGCGCTTACGTTGAAGTATGCGGACGCGGTCGTGAACCAGGAGTGGCCCGCGATGCAGACGCAACGCGTTAGCCAAGCGGGCGATGTGGTCTTAGAGCAGATGTGGCAGGTCCTCATCGCGGCGCAGGCCAAGACCTTCAGAGAGACCAGCAGCGTGGACCATCTGACCACGGCGATGAGCAACCTGGGCGAGCGGCGCAGGATGCGCGATGAACAGCACGAGAGCAAGCTGCCTACCGTTCTCTGGGTATTGTTGATTGTTGGCGGCATGGCGACTGTGATTTCTTCATGTCTTCTGGGGAACGACAAGAAATGGCTGCACTATGGCCAGGTGCTGGCGTTGGCATTTGTGGTGGCGGTGACGCTTGCGGCGATTGCGGACCTGGCAAGGCCGTTTGAGGGAGCGGTCTCCGTAACGTCGACGCCTTTGCAGCGGGCGCTGGTGATTATGCAGCAGAGTCCAGTGCCGTAG
- a CDS encoding ABC-F family ATP-binding cassette domain-containing protein: protein MPPILNAQGLTKAFGAIALFRDISFTVSDGDRIGLIGPNGAGKSTLLKVLAAEEDADAGDVAVRKRARVGYVKQESEFATGLTIRDVLEAALKRAHISEAEREGRLRETGGRIGFPSLDVEASKLSGGWRKRLAIAEAVVSGPDVLLLDEPTNHLDLAGISWLEGLLNEAAFACVLVSHDRYFLENVATEIVELNRVYADGLLRLKGTYSKFLEGKEAYMEAQTKLQDALKNRVKIEVDWLRRGPKARSTKAKARIDNANDLIGQLKEVNSRVQTATAGIDFSATERQTKRLVELEDVTITLGDRKIVEGLNFLITSGVRVGLVGPNGSGKTTLLRLLTGELEASAGVVKKAPLLKIVYFSQMRELDEDVTLRRALAPDSDSVVYQGRVVHVASYATKFLFTSEQLNQPVERLSGGERARVLIAKLMLEPADLLLLDEPTNDLDIATLEILEESLLEYTGALVLVTHDRYMLDRVSTVVLGLDGKGGSEKFSDYSQWEQWRGAKVEEAIAPGATGKAVASATSAAAPAAGGKKKLSYLEAREFAGIEPAVEAAEDRLQAAREMIERQDVVTDAAKLTAALAEMEDAQTAADDLYARWAELTEKAG from the coding sequence ATGCCACCAATCTTAAATGCGCAGGGGTTGACCAAGGCCTTCGGCGCGATCGCCTTGTTTCGTGATATCTCATTTACTGTCTCCGACGGAGACCGCATCGGCCTGATCGGGCCGAATGGTGCGGGCAAAAGTACGCTGCTGAAGGTACTGGCCGCCGAAGAAGATGCGGACGCGGGCGATGTTGCCGTTCGCAAGCGGGCACGCGTCGGTTATGTCAAGCAGGAGTCGGAGTTTGCCACCGGCCTGACGATTCGCGATGTGTTGGAAGCTGCGCTCAAGCGGGCGCATATCTCCGAGGCAGAGCGCGAAGGGCGGCTGCGCGAGACGGGGGGACGAATCGGATTTCCGTCGCTGGATGTAGAGGCGTCGAAGCTGAGCGGAGGCTGGCGCAAGCGGCTGGCCATTGCTGAAGCAGTGGTAAGCGGGCCTGATGTGCTGTTGCTGGACGAGCCGACGAACCATCTTGATCTTGCTGGGATTTCATGGCTGGAGGGATTGCTGAATGAGGCTGCTTTTGCTTGTGTGCTTGTTAGCCATGATCGTTATTTTCTTGAGAATGTTGCGACAGAAATAGTCGAACTCAACCGCGTCTATGCGGACGGTCTGCTGCGGCTGAAGGGGACTTATTCCAAGTTCCTTGAGGGCAAAGAGGCTTACATGGAGGCGCAGACCAAGCTGCAGGATGCGCTGAAGAACCGCGTAAAGATCGAAGTGGATTGGCTGCGGCGCGGGCCAAAGGCGCGGTCTACGAAGGCGAAGGCTCGCATCGATAATGCGAACGACTTGATCGGGCAGTTGAAGGAAGTAAACTCGCGTGTCCAGACAGCGACTGCGGGAATCGATTTCTCTGCGACGGAGCGGCAGACGAAGCGTCTGGTCGAACTGGAAGACGTAACCATTACGCTCGGCGACCGGAAGATCGTCGAAGGGCTAAATTTCCTCATCACCTCGGGTGTTCGCGTCGGGCTTGTCGGTCCCAATGGGAGTGGAAAGACGACGCTGCTGCGGTTGCTGACCGGCGAGTTGGAGGCTTCGGCTGGCGTGGTGAAGAAAGCTCCGCTGCTGAAGATTGTCTACTTCAGCCAGATGCGGGAACTGGATGAGGATGTGACGCTTCGGCGAGCGCTTGCTCCGGATTCGGACTCGGTCGTCTATCAGGGACGCGTGGTGCATGTAGCGAGCTATGCCACGAAGTTCCTGTTTACCAGCGAGCAGTTGAATCAGCCGGTCGAGAGATTGAGCGGCGGCGAGCGAGCACGTGTGCTGATTGCGAAGCTCATGCTGGAGCCTGCAGACTTGTTGCTGCTCGATGAACCGACCAACGATCTGGATATTGCTACGCTCGAAATTCTCGAAGAGAGTTTGCTGGAGTACACGGGCGCGCTGGTATTAGTGACCCACGACCGTTACATGCTGGATCGCGTATCGACCGTTGTGCTCGGGCTCGACGGCAAAGGCGGTTCGGAGAAATTTTCGGACTACTCGCAGTGGGAGCAGTGGCGAGGCGCGAAGGTCGAAGAGGCCATCGCGCCGGGGGCCACGGGCAAGGCAGTTGCTTCCGCTACGTCTGCGGCTGCTCCGGCTGCGGGCGGCAAGAAGAAGCTGTCTTATCTTGAGGCGCGTGAGTTTGCCGGGATTGAACCTGCGGTCGAGGCTGCGGAGGACCGGTTGCAGGCTGCTCGCGAGATGATCGAGCGGCAGGATGTTGTGACCGATGCGGCAAAGTTGACCGCGGCTCTGGCCGAAATGGAAGATGCTCAGACGGCTGCGGATGACCTGTATGCGCGATGGGCGGAGTTGACGGAGAAGGCTGGCTAA